A region of Streptomyces sp. NBC_01750 DNA encodes the following proteins:
- a CDS encoding DinB family protein: MTTPERTEPSTTAGERDMLEGWLDYHRGTLEVKCAGLNDEQLRQLSVPPSEISLLGLVRHMAEVERGWFRNILAGEGAEYLYSNDDRDGDFHVTEQDTYAEAYATWQAEIARARELAASRTLDDVGTGKHRSGETFNLRWIMTHMIEEYARHNGHADLVRERIDGATGE; encoded by the coding sequence ATGACGACACCTGAACGCACCGAACCTTCCACCACCGCGGGCGAGCGCGACATGCTGGAGGGCTGGCTCGACTACCACCGCGGGACCTTGGAAGTGAAGTGCGCCGGGCTGAACGACGAGCAGCTGCGGCAGCTGTCCGTGCCGCCCTCCGAGATCTCACTGCTCGGACTCGTACGGCACATGGCGGAGGTCGAGCGGGGCTGGTTCCGCAACATCCTGGCCGGGGAGGGTGCCGAGTACCTCTACTCCAACGACGACCGGGACGGCGACTTCCACGTCACGGAGCAGGACACCTACGCCGAGGCGTACGCGACCTGGCAGGCCGAGATCGCACGGGCCCGTGAGCTTGCCGCGTCCCGGACGCTCGACGATGTGGGTACGGGCAAGCACCGCAGCGGGGAGACCTTCAACCTGCGGTGGATCATGACGCACATGATCGAGGAGTACGCGCGCCACAACGGACACGCCGACCTCGTCCGCGAGCGGATCGACGGCGCGACCGGCGAATGA
- a CDS encoding pyridoxamine 5'-phosphate oxidase family protein produces the protein MEYAMPDAYEPTDRTVPTRARERAAYDHELVHSILDEGYVCHLGFVRDCAPVVLPTLYARVDDHLYVHGSTGSRPLRMAGEADPGLAVCLTVTHVDGLVLARSAFHHSLNYRSVVVHGTAHQVTDPEEKRSALDALVDHVVAGRSLDSRPANAKELAATAVLRLDLTEVSAKIRTGGPNDDPEDATLPHWTGVVPLLTTYGTPIPARDLDGSIAVPEYLTAR, from the coding sequence ATGGAGTACGCAATGCCGGACGCCTACGAGCCGACCGATCGCACCGTCCCCACCCGTGCCCGGGAGCGGGCCGCGTACGACCATGAGCTGGTCCACTCGATACTCGACGAGGGATACGTCTGCCATCTCGGCTTCGTACGCGACTGCGCGCCCGTCGTCCTGCCGACGCTGTACGCCCGGGTCGACGATCACCTGTACGTCCACGGCTCGACGGGTTCGCGGCCGCTGCGCATGGCGGGCGAGGCCGACCCGGGCCTCGCCGTCTGCCTCACGGTCACCCATGTCGACGGCCTGGTCCTCGCCCGCTCCGCGTTCCACCACTCGCTCAACTACCGCTCGGTCGTGGTCCACGGTACGGCCCACCAGGTCACCGACCCCGAGGAGAAGCGCTCTGCCCTGGACGCCCTGGTGGACCACGTCGTGGCGGGACGCTCACTCGACTCGCGCCCGGCGAACGCGAAGGAGCTCGCGGCTACGGCGGTTCTGCGCCTGGACCTGACGGAGGTCTCCGCCAAGATCCGCACCGGCGGCCCGAACGACGATCCGGAGGACGCGACGCTCCCTCACTGGACGGGAGTGGTCCCGCTGCTCACCACGTACGGCACCCCGATCCCGGCGCGGGATCTCGACGGCTCGATCGCGGTCCCGGAGTACCTCACGGCACGCTGA
- a CDS encoding TetR/AcrR family transcriptional regulator → MAARTTTSTSRAELIADAALGLLAERGMRGLTHRAVDGAAGLPQGSTSNYARTRQALLEAAVRRLAEREAAVLTPDGPPVPDGGTDGLPDALALALHRYLTRHRELLVARYELALEATRRPELREFYDATGRQFREQLTALMAAAGSAEPERHALSLTAWCEGLMFSCAAGSHHAAVPEPAELRTGFRELLRGMLGG, encoded by the coding sequence ATGGCCGCACGCACCACCACGAGCACCTCCCGTGCCGAACTGATCGCCGACGCCGCGCTGGGACTGCTCGCCGAGCGCGGGATGCGCGGCCTCACCCACCGGGCGGTGGACGGGGCCGCCGGGCTCCCGCAGGGCTCGACGTCCAACTACGCACGCACCCGGCAGGCGCTCCTCGAGGCCGCGGTACGGCGGCTGGCGGAGCGTGAGGCGGCCGTCCTGACCCCGGACGGGCCGCCGGTACCGGACGGCGGAACGGACGGCCTGCCCGACGCGCTCGCACTCGCGCTCCACCGCTATCTGACCCGCCATCGCGAACTGCTCGTCGCCCGCTACGAACTGGCCCTCGAGGCCACACGCCGGCCTGAGTTGCGAGAGTTCTACGACGCGACCGGCAGGCAGTTCCGCGAGCAGCTCACAGCACTGATGGCCGCGGCAGGCTCCGCCGAACCGGAGCGCCACGCACTGTCGTTGACGGCCTGGTGCGAGGGGCTGATGTTCTCCTGCGCGGCGGGGTCGCACCACGCGGCCGTCCCGGAACCGGCGGAGTTGCGCACCGGATTCCGAGAGCTGCTGCGCGGGATGCTCGGCGGATAA
- a CDS encoding Rieske (2Fe-2S) protein has product MTGSQGPARIVARRTVVAAVGGAGLAVALTACGGSDDGGQTVGAQPAGGDAGGDAVGKVLAKTTDIPEGGGKVIGNVVVTQPKPGEFKAFSSKCTHQGCAVKDVSNGVIHCPCHGSQFDASDGSVKTGPATTALPTASITVDGGSIKLA; this is encoded by the coding sequence ATGACCGGATCGCAGGGACCCGCGCGGATCGTCGCACGCCGTACCGTCGTCGCCGCGGTGGGCGGAGCCGGCCTCGCCGTCGCGCTGACCGCGTGCGGCGGCTCGGACGACGGCGGGCAGACGGTGGGCGCGCAGCCGGCCGGCGGGGACGCAGGCGGGGACGCCGTCGGCAAGGTGCTCGCCAAGACCACGGACATCCCCGAGGGCGGCGGCAAGGTCATCGGCAATGTGGTGGTCACTCAGCCGAAGCCGGGCGAGTTCAAGGCGTTCTCGTCCAAGTGCACTCACCAGGGCTGCGCGGTGAAGGACGTATCCAACGGCGTCATCCACTGCCCGTGCCACGGCAGCCAGTTCGACGCGTCGGACGGCAGCGTCAAGACCGGGCCGGCCACTACTGCGCTGCCCACCGCGTCGATCACGGTCGACGGAGGCTCGATCAAGCTCGCCTGA
- a CDS encoding cysteine hydrolase, giving the protein MPTFEQLAEQLDPTSTALLTVECQQGVVGKDSALPELAAEARSSGALHNVARLVAGAHEAGVQVLHAVAERRPDGRGANHNARLFRAAGRLPVQQHTGSTAVRIAAPIEVADEDLVVRRLHGLSPIAGTDVDALLRNLGCRSLLITGVSANIAIPNAVFDAVNLGYAAVVPGDAIAGVPSDYTPAMIRNTLALVATITTTDDVLACWKRPRRVRRA; this is encoded by the coding sequence GTGCCGACCTTCGAACAGCTGGCGGAGCAGCTCGACCCGACCAGCACGGCGCTGCTCACCGTCGAGTGCCAGCAGGGTGTCGTGGGCAAGGACAGCGCCCTGCCCGAACTCGCCGCCGAGGCCCGCTCGTCCGGCGCGCTCCACAACGTGGCACGTCTGGTCGCGGGCGCTCATGAAGCGGGCGTACAGGTGCTGCACGCCGTCGCCGAGCGGCGCCCCGACGGCCGAGGCGCCAACCACAACGCCCGGCTCTTCCGGGCTGCCGGGCGGCTGCCCGTCCAGCAGCACACGGGCTCGACGGCCGTCCGTATCGCCGCGCCGATCGAAGTCGCCGACGAAGACCTCGTCGTACGGAGACTGCACGGCCTGTCACCCATCGCGGGCACCGACGTCGACGCCCTGCTGCGCAACCTCGGCTGCCGCAGCCTGCTGATCACAGGGGTCTCGGCGAACATCGCCATCCCCAACGCCGTCTTCGACGCCGTCAACCTCGGCTATGCGGCGGTCGTTCCGGGCGACGCCATCGCGGGGGTCCCCTCCGACTACACCCCCGCGATGATCCGTAACACGCTCGCGCTCGTTGCCACGATCACCACCACCGACGATGTGCTCGCCTGCTGGAAACGGCCGCGCCGCGTCAGGCGAGCTTGA
- a CDS encoding aminotransferase class I/II-fold pyridoxal phosphate-dependent enzyme yields the protein MLGEYRIVGRRASEIAASVERAVGAGELEPGQLLPPMRELASELGVNPNTVASAYRTLRDRGVIETSGRKGSRVRPRPASTSRGTIRVEAPPGVRDLGQGNPDPALLPPLHDALAAAARRNAEEPGLYGQAPVDADFARLARAAMDDDGVPDGQVAVTSGSLDAIERVLAAHLRPGDAVAVEDPGWGSLLDLVPALGLKPVPVALDDDGPLASEVEKALTAGARALIVTDRAQNPTGAVVSAERARELRAVLARFPRTLLIEDDHGHAIVDLPLHPLAGVTDSWALVRSTAKAYGPDLRVAVLTGDAVTVDRVMGRQRLGPGWVSRLLQRAVVHLWTSHAVDSHAVARSYGERRDALVRALAERGIEAHGRSGMNVWVPVPDETGAAARLLHAGWAVAPGARFRMAAPPAVRITVSGLTMDDIGPVVDAVASATGPAPARSYG from the coding sequence GTGCTAGGAGAGTATCGGATCGTTGGCAGGCGTGCATCGGAGATTGCCGCGAGCGTCGAGCGCGCGGTCGGCGCGGGTGAACTGGAACCGGGGCAACTGCTGCCACCCATGAGAGAGTTGGCGTCCGAACTCGGCGTCAACCCGAACACGGTCGCGTCCGCGTACCGGACCCTGCGCGACCGGGGAGTGATCGAGACCTCGGGACGCAAGGGCAGTCGGGTCCGCCCGCGGCCGGCCAGCACGTCGCGCGGAACGATCAGGGTCGAGGCGCCACCGGGCGTACGGGACCTGGGCCAGGGGAATCCCGACCCCGCGCTGCTGCCACCACTGCACGACGCGCTCGCCGCCGCGGCCCGGCGCAATGCGGAGGAGCCCGGACTGTACGGACAGGCGCCCGTCGACGCGGATTTCGCCCGCCTCGCGCGAGCCGCAATGGACGACGACGGCGTGCCCGACGGGCAGGTCGCCGTCACCTCCGGATCGCTCGACGCCATCGAGCGCGTCCTCGCCGCGCATCTGAGGCCCGGTGACGCGGTCGCCGTCGAGGACCCCGGCTGGGGAAGCCTGCTGGACCTGGTGCCGGCGCTGGGGCTGAAGCCCGTGCCGGTGGCGCTCGACGACGACGGGCCGCTGGCGAGCGAGGTCGAGAAGGCGCTGACCGCCGGGGCCAGGGCGCTGATCGTCACCGACCGGGCGCAGAACCCGACCGGCGCCGTGGTGAGCGCGGAGCGCGCGCGTGAACTGCGGGCCGTACTCGCCCGGTTCCCCCGGACCCTGCTCATCGAGGACGACCACGGCCACGCCATCGTCGATCTGCCGCTGCACCCTCTCGCCGGAGTGACGGACAGCTGGGCCCTCGTACGCTCCACGGCCAAGGCCTACGGCCCTGATCTGCGTGTCGCCGTGCTGACCGGCGATGCCGTCACGGTCGACCGGGTCATGGGACGGCAGCGGCTCGGACCCGGCTGGGTCAGCAGGCTGCTGCAACGCGCGGTCGTACACCTGTGGACGTCGCACGCGGTGGATTCGCATGCCGTCGCGCGCTCGTACGGGGAACGGCGTGACGCGCTCGTACGGGCGCTCGCGGAGCGGGGGATCGAGGCTCATGGGCGCAGCGGGATGAATGTCTGGGTGCCCGTCCCGGACGAGACCGGGGCGGCGGCGCGTCTGCTCCATGCCGGCTGGGCCGTCGCGCCGGGGGCACGGTTCAGGATGGCGGCGCCTCCCGCCGTGCGGATCACCGTCTCGGGCCTGACGATGGACGACATCGGGCCGGTCGTCGACGCGGTGGCGTCGGCGACCGGCCCGGCGCCCGCCCGCAGTTACGGCTGA
- a CDS encoding DUF3037 domain-containing protein: MSDRDVFEYALLRVVPRVERGECFNAGVVVYCRAKSFVAARTHLDEAKLKALDPRADVIGVRAALHAVEGVCRGGEDAGQAARDDAGRRFRWLIAPRSTVVQPGPVHTGLTADPEAEVERLLDLLVR; encoded by the coding sequence GTGAGTGACCGCGATGTCTTCGAGTACGCGCTGCTGCGCGTGGTCCCGCGGGTCGAGCGCGGCGAATGCTTCAACGCGGGTGTGGTGGTCTACTGCCGGGCCAAGTCCTTCGTGGCCGCCCGCACCCATCTGGACGAGGCGAAACTCAAGGCGCTGGATCCGCGCGCCGATGTCATCGGTGTGCGTGCCGCACTCCACGCCGTCGAGGGCGTCTGCCGCGGCGGCGAGGACGCGGGCCAAGCCGCGCGTGACGACGCCGGACGCCGCTTCCGGTGGCTGATCGCGCCGCGCTCCACCGTCGTACAGCCGGGCCCGGTCCACACCGGACTGACCGCCGATCCGGAGGCCGAGGTGGAGCGGCTGCTCGACCTGCTGGTGCGCTGA
- a CDS encoding ABC transporter substrate-binding protein translates to MFYRTCLQAAAALASISLLAGCSLFSGESTEREQKITVGTMSEPTTLDPAAAWDGSWELLSNVFQTLVSFPSGSAAPQPDAAESCRFTDSSNKLFECELKPDLAFSNGDKLDAAAVKYSIERIQKIDAKGGPNGLLGSLGSVQTAGDRIVKFSLKTPDATFPFILATPAMSIVPPKEYPADKLREDGGLTGSGPYVLSSYKKGDRAELTKNSKYVGFAKLKNEAVDIRYFQDSDVMVGALKKKEIDAIYRGLTAAEVVKFQSKQPEYDSLQLVETVGADIRYLVFNSKDPMAGKLAVRRAIAQVVDRGALVAKVYQGTAEPLYSMVPKGIFGHTTEFFDRYGEPDVDKARAILKNAGITTPVPMKFGYSSDRYGSASKPEFEELKRQLDSSGLFTITVEGRPEKDFQKAYKAGEYPAFGRGWFPDFPDPDNFVAPFVGEKNALSMPYQSPEITDQLLPASRRQSDRGAVTKQFERAQEIIGDDVRLLPLWQGKMYVASSEEIGGGELAINPQTFMQMWQLYRKASW, encoded by the coding sequence GTGTTCTACCGGACCTGTCTGCAGGCCGCTGCAGCCCTAGCGTCCATATCTCTGCTGGCCGGATGCAGCCTGTTTTCGGGTGAGAGCACCGAGCGCGAGCAGAAGATTACGGTCGGTACGATGAGTGAGCCCACCACCCTCGATCCGGCCGCAGCCTGGGACGGCTCATGGGAATTGCTGAGTAATGTCTTCCAGACGCTGGTGAGCTTCCCGTCCGGCAGCGCGGCGCCGCAGCCCGATGCCGCGGAATCCTGCCGCTTCACCGACTCCAGCAACAAGCTCTTCGAGTGCGAGCTGAAGCCTGACCTCGCCTTCTCCAACGGCGACAAGCTCGACGCCGCGGCGGTCAAGTACTCCATCGAGCGGATCCAGAAGATCGATGCGAAGGGTGGCCCGAACGGTTTGCTCGGCTCGCTCGGCAGTGTCCAGACCGCCGGCGACCGCATCGTGAAGTTCAGCCTCAAGACGCCGGACGCCACGTTCCCGTTCATCCTGGCCACGCCCGCCATGTCGATCGTCCCGCCCAAGGAGTACCCGGCTGACAAGCTCCGCGAGGACGGCGGGCTGACCGGTTCGGGGCCGTATGTCCTGAGTTCGTACAAGAAGGGCGACCGGGCCGAGCTGACCAAGAACTCCAAGTACGTAGGGTTCGCCAAGCTCAAGAACGAAGCAGTCGACATCCGCTACTTCCAGGACTCCGACGTGATGGTCGGAGCCCTCAAGAAGAAGGAGATCGACGCGATCTACCGTGGTCTGACCGCGGCGGAAGTCGTCAAGTTCCAGTCGAAGCAGCCGGAGTACGACAGCCTCCAGCTCGTCGAGACGGTCGGCGCCGACATCCGCTACCTCGTCTTCAACTCCAAGGACCCCATGGCGGGCAAGCTCGCCGTACGCCGTGCGATCGCCCAGGTCGTCGACCGCGGCGCGCTGGTGGCCAAGGTCTACCAGGGCACGGCCGAGCCGCTGTACTCCATGGTCCCCAAGGGCATTTTCGGCCACACCACCGAGTTCTTCGACCGCTATGGCGAGCCGGATGTGGACAAGGCGCGGGCCATCCTCAAGAACGCCGGCATCACCACCCCGGTGCCGATGAAGTTCGGGTACTCCTCCGACCGTTACGGCTCCGCCTCCAAGCCCGAGTTCGAAGAGCTCAAGCGGCAGCTCGACTCCTCCGGCCTGTTCACGATAACGGTGGAGGGCAGGCCCGAGAAGGACTTCCAGAAGGCCTACAAGGCCGGCGAGTACCCCGCATTCGGACGCGGCTGGTTCCCCGACTTCCCGGACCCGGACAACTTTGTGGCGCCGTTCGTCGGCGAGAAGAACGCGCTCAGCATGCCGTACCAGAGCCCCGAGATCACCGACCAGCTGCTGCCCGCGTCCCGGCGCCAGAGCGACCGCGGTGCGGTCACCAAGCAGTTCGAGCGGGCACAGGAGATCATCGGCGACGATGTCCGGCTGCTGCCGCTGTGGCAGGGCAAGATGTACGTCGCCTCCAGCGAGGAGATCGGCGGCGGCGAACTCGCGATCAACCCGCAGACATTCATGCAGATGTGGCAGCTGTACCGCAAGGCCAGCTGGTAG
- a CDS encoding SDR family oxidoreductase: protein MTAEVQDSGKVALVTGASRGIGYGIAEALVARGDRVCITGRGEDALKEAVEQLGSDRVIGVAGKAHDEAHQAAAVERTMEAFGRVDFLVNNAGTNPVFGPIAELDLNVARKVFETNVISALGFAQQTWKAWQKENGGAIVNIASIAGVSASPFIGAYGMSKAAMVNLTLQLAHEFAPAVRVNAIAPAVIKTKFAQALYEGREAEAAAAYPLGRLGVPEDIGGAAAFLTSEQSGWITGQTLVVDGGIFLNAGVH, encoded by the coding sequence ATGACCGCAGAGGTACAGGACAGCGGAAAGGTCGCCCTGGTCACGGGCGCGAGCCGCGGTATTGGTTACGGCATCGCGGAGGCGCTCGTCGCCCGTGGCGACCGGGTGTGCATCACCGGTCGGGGTGAGGACGCGCTCAAGGAGGCCGTGGAGCAGCTCGGCTCGGACCGGGTGATCGGCGTCGCGGGCAAGGCCCATGACGAGGCCCATCAGGCGGCCGCCGTCGAGCGCACCATGGAGGCGTTCGGCCGCGTCGACTTCCTGGTCAACAACGCCGGCACGAATCCGGTCTTCGGCCCGATCGCCGAACTCGACCTGAATGTGGCGCGCAAGGTCTTCGAGACCAATGTGATCTCGGCGCTCGGCTTCGCGCAGCAGACCTGGAAGGCCTGGCAGAAGGAGAACGGCGGCGCGATCGTGAACATCGCCTCGATCGCCGGCGTCTCCGCCTCGCCCTTCATCGGCGCGTACGGCATGAGCAAGGCGGCCATGGTCAATCTGACCCTGCAGCTCGCGCACGAGTTCGCCCCGGCCGTGCGGGTCAACGCGATCGCACCCGCAGTGATCAAGACCAAGTTCGCCCAGGCGCTCTATGAGGGACGTGAGGCCGAGGCGGCCGCGGCCTATCCGCTGGGGCGGCTCGGAGTGCCTGAGGACATCGGCGGAGCGGCCGCGTTTCTCACTTCCGAGCAGTCGGGCTGGATCACGGGGCAGACACTGGTGGTCGATGGGGGTATCTTCCTGAATGCCGGTGTGCACTGA
- the fabG gene encoding 3-oxoacyl-ACP reductase FabG: MSTTEQRVAVVTGGARGIGAATAVRLAAEGRAVAVLDLDEAACKDTVEKITAAGGKALAIGCDVSDSAQVEAAVARVAAELGAPTILVNNAGVLRDNLLFKMSESDWDIVMNVHLKGAFLMAKACQKHMVDAGFGRIVSLSSSSALGNRGQANYSAVKAGLQGLTKTLAKELGKFGITANAVAPGFIVTEMTAQTAARIGMGFEEFQAAAATQIPVQRVGWPEDIANAIAFFTGEEAGFVSGQVMYVAGGPLN; this comes from the coding sequence ATGTCCACCACCGAGCAGCGCGTCGCCGTCGTGACCGGGGGCGCGCGCGGCATTGGCGCCGCCACCGCGGTACGACTGGCGGCGGAAGGCCGCGCCGTAGCCGTGCTCGACCTCGACGAGGCCGCCTGCAAGGACACCGTCGAGAAGATCACCGCGGCGGGCGGCAAGGCCCTCGCGATCGGCTGCGACGTGTCCGACAGCGCCCAGGTGGAGGCCGCCGTGGCGCGCGTCGCCGCCGAACTCGGCGCGCCCACGATCCTCGTCAACAACGCGGGTGTGCTGCGCGACAACCTGCTCTTCAAGATGAGCGAGTCCGACTGGGACATCGTGATGAACGTGCACCTCAAGGGCGCGTTCCTGATGGCCAAGGCCTGTCAGAAGCACATGGTGGACGCCGGATTCGGCCGCATCGTCTCGCTCTCCTCCAGCTCGGCGCTCGGCAACCGGGGCCAGGCCAACTACTCCGCCGTCAAGGCCGGTCTGCAGGGCCTGACCAAGACTCTCGCCAAGGAGCTCGGCAAGTTCGGCATCACCGCCAACGCCGTCGCCCCCGGATTCATCGTCACCGAGATGACGGCTCAGACGGCCGCGCGCATCGGCATGGGCTTCGAGGAGTTCCAGGCCGCCGCCGCCACCCAGATCCCGGTCCAGCGTGTCGGATGGCCCGAGGACATCGCCAACGCCATCGCCTTCTTCACGGGCGAGGAGGCCGGCTTTGTCTCCGGCCAGGTCATGTACGTGGCCGGCGGACCGCTCAACTGA
- a CDS encoding HipA family kinase, with translation MLSEVTATRYVTPLREGGSLPGIVEADDLGTYVMKFTGAGQGRKTLVAEVICGQLGRRLGLRVPELVSIQLDPVIGLGEPDQEVQELLKASGGLNLGMDFLPGSLGFDPLAYEVDATEAGKVVWFDALINNVDRSWRNPNMLVWHGDLWLIDHGATMIWHHNWPGAQASAAKAYDASDHALAPFRPDIASAAAELAPLVTEELLTGIAAEVPDEWLVDEPGFESTGALRRAYVEALLPRAATIHTRISLDAPARERPSQAPGWLTDHLTPWPHATKKDRGGAK, from the coding sequence ATGCTTTCCGAAGTCACAGCGACCCGCTACGTCACGCCCTTGCGTGAAGGCGGCTCGCTCCCGGGGATCGTCGAGGCCGACGATCTCGGAACGTACGTCATGAAGTTCACCGGCGCGGGACAGGGCCGCAAGACGCTCGTCGCCGAGGTCATCTGCGGACAGCTGGGCCGCAGGCTCGGGCTGCGCGTGCCCGAGCTGGTCAGTATCCAGCTGGACCCGGTCATCGGACTCGGCGAGCCCGACCAGGAGGTGCAGGAGCTGCTGAAGGCGAGCGGCGGGCTGAACCTCGGGATGGACTTCCTGCCCGGTTCGCTCGGCTTCGATCCGCTCGCCTACGAGGTGGACGCGACCGAAGCCGGCAAAGTCGTCTGGTTCGACGCGCTGATCAACAACGTCGACCGCTCGTGGCGCAACCCCAACATGCTGGTGTGGCACGGCGACCTGTGGCTCATCGACCACGGCGCCACCATGATCTGGCACCACAACTGGCCGGGCGCCCAGGCCTCCGCGGCCAAGGCCTACGACGCCTCGGACCATGCTCTCGCTCCGTTCCGCCCCGACATCGCGTCGGCCGCCGCCGAACTCGCGCCGCTCGTCACCGAGGAGCTCCTCACCGGGATCGCCGCCGAGGTCCCCGACGAATGGCTGGTCGACGAGCCGGGCTTTGAGTCCACCGGCGCGCTGCGCCGTGCCTATGTCGAGGCGCTGCTGCCGCGCGCCGCGACGATCCACACGCGCATCAGCCTGGATGCTCCGGCCAGGGAGAGGCCCTCGCAGGCCCCGGGCTGGCTGACGGATCACCTCACGCCGTGGCCGCACGCCACCAAGAAGGACCGGGGCGGCGCCAAGTGA
- a CDS encoding pyridoxamine 5'-phosphate oxidase family protein, producing MAVTQRRGRRIMMTPGELDEFLAEQRTCRVATVSADGRPHVSALWFAWDGTSLWLYSITRSRRWAELRHDPRLAVVVDDGEEYGELRGVELSGTAVFVGEAPRTGEPCSELDVPERLFARKNFGMDEMPHDGRHAWLRLTPDTIASWDFRKLSAL from the coding sequence ATGGCCGTCACACAACGCCGGGGCCGTCGCATCATGATGACGCCCGGCGAGCTGGACGAGTTCCTGGCCGAGCAGCGCACCTGCCGGGTGGCCACCGTCTCCGCGGACGGCCGTCCGCATGTCAGCGCACTGTGGTTCGCCTGGGACGGGACCTCGCTGTGGCTGTACTCCATCACGCGCAGCCGCCGCTGGGCCGAGCTGCGGCACGATCCGAGGCTCGCCGTCGTGGTCGACGACGGCGAGGAGTACGGCGAACTGCGCGGCGTCGAGCTCTCCGGCACCGCCGTCTTCGTGGGCGAGGCCCCGCGCACCGGTGAGCCGTGCTCCGAACTGGACGTGCCCGAAAGGCTGTTCGCGCGGAAGAACTTCGGCATGGACGAGATGCCGCACGACGGCAGGCACGCCTGGCTGCGGCTGACTCCCGACACGATCGCGTCCTGGGACTTCAGGAAGCTGTCAGCCCTCTGA
- a CDS encoding uracil-DNA glycosylase → MTDTDMLPESWRGVLDEELQKPYFKELTEFVEEERAKGPVYPPREEVFAALDATPYERVKVLILGQDPYHGEGQGHGLCFSVRPGVKTPPSLRNIYKEMKEELGHPIPDNGYLMPWAEQGVLLLNAVLTVRAGEANSHKGKGWEKVTDAVISAVASRPDPAVFVLWGNYAQKKLPLIDEERHVVVKGAHPSPLSAKKFFGSRPFTQINEAVAAQGHEPIDWRIPDLG, encoded by the coding sequence GTGACCGACACCGACATGCTGCCCGAGTCCTGGCGTGGCGTCCTCGACGAAGAGCTGCAGAAGCCCTACTTCAAGGAGCTCACGGAGTTCGTGGAGGAGGAGCGGGCGAAGGGGCCGGTCTACCCGCCGCGCGAAGAGGTGTTCGCCGCGCTCGACGCCACCCCGTACGAGCGGGTGAAGGTGTTGATCCTCGGCCAGGATCCGTACCACGGAGAAGGGCAGGGGCACGGCCTCTGCTTCTCCGTGCGGCCGGGTGTGAAGACCCCGCCCTCCCTGCGGAACATCTACAAGGAGATGAAGGAGGAGCTCGGCCACCCCATCCCGGACAACGGCTATCTGATGCCGTGGGCCGAGCAGGGTGTTCTCCTGCTCAACGCGGTGCTGACGGTGCGGGCCGGCGAGGCCAACTCGCACAAGGGCAAGGGGTGGGAGAAGGTGACGGACGCGGTGATCAGCGCCGTTGCCTCCCGGCCCGACCCGGCGGTGTTCGTCCTCTGGGGCAACTACGCGCAGAAGAAGCTGCCGCTGATCGACGAGGAGCGGCATGTGGTGGTGAAGGGTGCGCACCCCTCGCCTCTGTCCGCGAAGAAGTTCTTCGGCTCCCGTCCGTTCACGCAGATCAATGAGGCGGTCGCGGCCCAGGGGCACGAGCCCATCGACTGGCGGATCCCGGACCTCGGCTGA